Proteins from a single region of Starkeya sp. ORNL1:
- a CDS encoding acyltransferase, whose product MTWFSDLTAPFRARLFARQKGIACGAGFKLIGKTPWTQNHGRIDMGTQVTIRSLTASARFATQRNATIRIGDRTFINSAVAIAAARSVEIGSDCLIADFVTIFDTNFHQIDEGEEPKTAPTRIGRNVWIGRSAIILPGTTIGDHSVIGAGSVVSGVIPEKVLVAGNPARVLRPITASDTFRRK is encoded by the coding sequence ATGACGTGGTTTTCGGATCTGACGGCTCCGTTTCGGGCGCGGCTTTTCGCACGGCAGAAGGGGATCGCGTGCGGCGCCGGCTTCAAGCTGATCGGCAAGACGCCCTGGACGCAGAATCACGGCCGGATCGATATGGGGACGCAGGTGACCATCCGGTCCCTGACCGCTTCGGCGCGCTTCGCCACGCAGCGCAACGCCACCATCAGGATCGGTGATCGCACCTTCATCAACAGCGCGGTGGCGATTGCCGCGGCACGGTCGGTCGAGATCGGCAGCGATTGCCTGATCGCCGACTTCGTCACCATCTTCGACACGAACTTTCACCAGATCGATGAAGGCGAAGAGCCGAAGACGGCGCCGACCCGCATCGGCAGGAATGTCTGGATCGGCCGCAGCGCGATTATCCTGCCCGGTACGACAATCGGCGATCACTCGGTGATCGGCGCCGGTTCGGTCGTGAGTGGGGTCATTCCCGAGAAAGTGCTGGTCGCCGGCAACCCGGCGCGGGTCCTGCGGCCCATCACCGCATCGGACACGTTCCGTCGCAAATAG
- a CDS encoding acyltransferase: MAPTNRVRNAHWDNAKGLAIVAVVGIHATTMASTFPTDSSNFAFGMDLRQGFDFAVPLFLAIAGYFTGLKPLGSPIEFVRNRAIRILPPYVFWTVIYRLAFRAGDLASPVAMIRHFATGSGVIIGYFVIVLSQMIILTPLIDSIETKSLQIATIILTTMAGLTFTYITAVFYSGATIAKFPYYALPFIVWYPFYHMGFLAAKWGLADRFGTRGWSIAFAVMWMAGLGASFIEASWLVHWGLPSFAGSQVKATSMAASLALFFLFLSLSKAASIENDGVLSQLGKDSYFIYFFHLLAFTVLEAALRGVPQIVDHQFAYVPALMLLTLGVCIIAARIARALLPRRWLGVLLGL; this comes from the coding sequence ATGGCGCCTACAAATCGCGTGCGAAACGCACATTGGGACAACGCAAAGGGTCTCGCGATTGTCGCGGTCGTCGGGATTCATGCGACGACGATGGCATCGACGTTTCCAACCGACAGTTCGAACTTCGCATTTGGCATGGACCTGCGACAGGGGTTTGATTTCGCCGTTCCACTATTCCTTGCAATTGCCGGATACTTCACCGGACTGAAACCTTTGGGATCTCCGATCGAGTTCGTGCGCAATCGCGCCATCAGGATACTCCCACCCTACGTCTTCTGGACGGTGATCTATCGCCTGGCGTTCCGAGCAGGCGACCTCGCATCCCCGGTTGCGATGATAAGACATTTCGCCACCGGATCCGGCGTGATCATCGGTTATTTTGTCATCGTCCTCAGCCAGATGATCATTTTGACTCCGCTGATAGACAGCATCGAAACAAAATCATTGCAAATAGCAACCATAATCCTGACAACCATGGCAGGATTGACATTCACCTATATTACGGCTGTTTTCTACAGTGGCGCCACCATCGCCAAATTTCCTTATTACGCACTACCCTTTATTGTCTGGTATCCGTTCTATCATATGGGGTTTCTTGCGGCAAAGTGGGGTCTGGCTGACCGATTCGGCACGCGAGGATGGTCCATCGCGTTTGCGGTGATGTGGATGGCAGGGTTGGGCGCTTCCTTCATCGAAGCCTCCTGGCTCGTCCATTGGGGACTGCCGTCCTTTGCCGGCTCACAGGTAAAGGCGACGAGCATGGCCGCCTCGCTCGCATTGTTCTTCTTGTTCCTCAGCCTGTCCAAAGCCGCAAGCATCGAGAATGACGGCGTACTTTCCCAACTGGGGAAGGATTCCTATTTCATCTATTTCTTTCACCTTCTTGCCTTCACGGTGCTCGAAGCCGCGCTCCGCGGCGTTCCGCAGATCGTCGATCACCAGTTCGCATATGTACCCGCGCTTATGCTTCTGACGCTTGGGGTCTGCATCATCGCCGCCAGGATCGCGCGTGCCTTGCTGCCCAGGCGGTGGCTGGGCGTCCTGCTGGGTCTTTAG
- a CDS encoding acyltransferase, with product MQNFRSIESLRAYMAWWVVFGHAAQLAGGQYIFPQALYAILDDNYKAVNVFIIVSGFVITHLLLSKDENYLPYITRRAFRILPIYLFCLVLSVAVTHLMVTANTLPWVAGHDMRLDRFAQEAQNFHLHLLLHLTLMHGLPPTELLPFSASALLPPAWSLSLEWQFYLVAPFLIPLLLRSTLSMILTCVALLALHKLALSGLIGHWQYPAFLPLPIQYFLIGILSRAVLEYRPLANAGVELLVVLGAITLKFAGVIETAIWMAFLACAMSEAGRLTFRIAALSRFADIAIKNRHIARIGTWSYSTYLIHIPIFAIVVGTYASLATRPSQWTVVELLVLCMPITLALSWLLFTEIEARFNLIGRKLAQNMQTAPQA from the coding sequence ATGCAAAACTTCAGGTCGATCGAGAGCTTGCGCGCTTATATGGCGTGGTGGGTCGTTTTCGGCCACGCCGCACAACTTGCCGGCGGCCAGTATATTTTTCCACAAGCGCTATATGCGATCCTCGACGACAATTATAAGGCCGTCAACGTCTTCATCATCGTCAGCGGCTTCGTGATTACTCATCTTTTGCTGAGCAAAGATGAGAATTACCTGCCATATATTACCAGGCGGGCGTTCCGGATCCTGCCCATATATTTGTTCTGCCTCGTGTTGTCCGTGGCAGTCACCCACCTGATGGTCACCGCAAACACGCTGCCATGGGTGGCGGGCCACGATATGCGGCTCGACCGGTTCGCGCAGGAGGCGCAGAACTTCCATCTGCACCTGCTCCTGCATCTGACCTTGATGCACGGCCTCCCGCCGACCGAACTGCTGCCGTTCTCGGCGTCGGCCTTGCTGCCTCCGGCATGGAGCCTTTCGCTGGAATGGCAATTCTATCTCGTCGCACCGTTCCTGATTCCACTGCTGCTGCGCTCCACGCTCAGCATGATTCTCACATGCGTGGCGCTTCTGGCTCTGCACAAGCTGGCACTGTCCGGCCTGATCGGGCATTGGCAGTATCCCGCCTTCCTGCCCTTGCCGATCCAGTATTTTCTCATCGGCATCCTGTCGCGGGCGGTCCTGGAGTATCGCCCGCTTGCCAATGCCGGCGTTGAATTGCTCGTCGTGCTTGGTGCCATCACGCTCAAATTCGCCGGCGTGATCGAGACGGCCATCTGGATGGCGTTTCTCGCCTGCGCAATGTCGGAAGCCGGGCGCCTCACCTTCCGGATCGCCGCGCTCAGCCGCTTCGCCGACATCGCCATCAAGAACAGGCATATCGCCAGGATCGGAACGTGGTCCTATTCGACCTATCTGATCCATATCCCGATCTTCGCCATCGTCGTCGGCACCTATGCGTCGCTCGCCACGCGGCCATCGCAATGGACGGTGGTGGAATTGCTCGTGCTTTGCATGCCGATCACGCTGGCCCTGTCCTGGCTGCTCTTTACCGAGATAGAAGCCCGATTCAATCTGATCGGGCGCAAACTCGCCCAGAACATGCAAACCGCGCCTCAGGCATAG